From Oligoflexia bacterium, the proteins below share one genomic window:
- a CDS encoding ABC transporter permease — MRALLYREFIRLSRQKGRLFGAFLTPLMIWFFLGLGFEDSFVLNNNSDINYFEYFFPGMILMTLMFSAIFSMISFIEDRNSGFLQSVWVSPVASVSIVLAKILSCSIFAFVQSLILLLCAFFFKLNFSFSNFLEISFILFLSSMLMSSIGFLLAWFSDSTQTFHVWMNIILMPMWLFSGALFTFDKVPMWMTFLYKVNPLSYSLAAMRWSMSIGQPLNMNIPSLGISNLLVMILTVVFVSAGVFVLNQKRN, encoded by the coding sequence ATGAGAGCTTTGCTATATAGAGAGTTTATACGTTTATCCAGACAAAAAGGGCGCTTGTTTGGCGCTTTTCTAACACCTTTAATGATATGGTTTTTTCTGGGTTTAGGGTTTGAAGATTCTTTTGTATTAAACAATAACAGTGACATTAATTACTTTGAATATTTTTTTCCTGGTATGATTTTAATGACTTTGATGTTCAGTGCTATTTTTTCTATGATTTCATTTATAGAAGATAGAAATTCTGGTTTTTTACAAAGTGTATGGGTTTCTCCAGTTGCCAGTGTTAGTATAGTATTAGCAAAAATACTGAGTTGTAGTATTTTTGCATTTGTTCAAAGTTTGATTCTACTTTTATGTGCTTTCTTTTTTAAGTTAAATTTTAGTTTTTCTAATTTTTTAGAAATAAGTTTTATTTTATTTTTGTCGTCTATGCTGATGAGCAGTATTGGGTTTTTACTGGCGTGGTTTAGTGACAGTACACAAACATTTCATGTATGGATGAATATTATACTTATGCCAATGTGGTTGTTTTCTGGGGCATTATTTACCTTTGATAAGGTGCCCATGTGGATGACTTTCTTATATAAAGTCAATCCATTGAGTTACAGTTTGGCAGCCATGCGCTGGTCTATGAGTATTGGCCAACCCTTAAATATGAATATACCAAGTTTGGGAATTTCTAATTTACTTGTCATGATATTGACAGTTGTATTTGTTTCTGCAGGTGTTTTTGTTCTGAATCAAAAACGAAACTAG
- the gap gene encoding type I glyceraldehyde-3-phosphate dehydrogenase, which produces MKRVAINGFGRIGRAVTRVLLQKFPDIEIVAINDLAPNETLLHLMKYDTIMGKYREDLFLEGDTLHTQGQKIQLLEERNPSQLPWKSLQIDCVLECTGIFTTKDKAKQHVDAGAKKVILSAPPKDTWDKMIVMGVNDDLLENKDTFISNASCTTNCLAHVAKVIHENFTIENSYMTTVHAYTNDQNVLDVAHSDLRRARAAGQNIIPTTTGAASAVAKVLPALKGKIDGSAIRVPVANGSLVDFHAVIKKPVSVDSINAAFMRYADQNPNYMSVCSDPIVSSDIIGMSQSSIVDQELTYCQDNLIRVVAWYDNEWGYSNRLAELCHKTFEL; this is translated from the coding sequence ATGAAAAGAGTCGCAATCAATGGTTTTGGAAGAATTGGTAGAGCTGTAACCCGTGTTCTTTTACAAAAATTTCCGGATATTGAAATTGTTGCTATCAACGATTTAGCTCCCAATGAAACTCTCTTACACCTGATGAAATATGATACGATTATGGGAAAATACCGTGAAGATCTATTTTTAGAAGGTGATACTTTACATACTCAAGGCCAAAAAATACAATTACTTGAAGAACGTAACCCTTCACAACTACCCTGGAAATCTTTGCAAATTGACTGTGTATTAGAATGTACAGGCATTTTTACAACCAAAGATAAAGCCAAACAACATGTTGATGCTGGTGCAAAAAAAGTGATCCTCAGCGCACCACCCAAAGATACTTGGGATAAAATGATTGTCATGGGGGTCAATGATGATTTATTAGAAAATAAAGATACATTTATTTCTAATGCTTCTTGTACAACCAATTGTTTAGCACACGTGGCAAAAGTCATTCATGAAAACTTCACCATTGAAAACTCTTATATGACAACGGTTCATGCCTACACCAATGATCAAAATGTCTTGGATGTCGCCCACAGTGATTTACGCAGAGCAAGAGCAGCCGGTCAAAATATTATTCCAACCACAACCGGTGCTGCCAGTGCTGTAGCAAAAGTGTTACCCGCTCTAAAAGGTAAAATTGATGGCTCAGCCATTAGAGTTCCTGTTGCCAATGGCTCATTGGTTGATTTTCACGCTGTTATAAAAAAGCCCGTATCGGTTGACTCAATCAACGCAGCTTTTATGCGTTATGCCGATCAAAATCCAAACTATATGTCAGTATGTTCTGATCCAATTGTATCTTCCGATATTATTGGCATGTCTCAATCCAGTATTGTTGATCAAGAACTGACCTACTGTCAAGACAACTTAATTAGAGTGGTTGCTTGGTATGACAATGAGTGGGGCTATTCTAATCGTTTAGCTGAGCTGTGTCATAAAACTTTTGAACTGTAA
- a CDS encoding ABC transporter ATP-binding protein: protein MSYLDLKNIYLNYKDFSALKDINLSLNKGEYTLFLGPNGSGKSSLFSIMTSSRKPSTGEIRVEKQLMSSKNIQNYRSNIGVCFQSPSLDPLLTVEENLICHARMFNLNKGTMQKKISELIDYFQLEAKVDQAVSKLSGGMQRKVELIKALLPNVECLFLDEPSTGLDPSARRDLWSFLKKIKQKGIGICMTSHIIEDIDEVDQCYFLKDGQVFLNGNPKDLIAKMGQQLLDIKSKNCEQTYTALKDIYDNKQTYIHDQSIFILNQSSQALQQLDRLNLPDVQSISLRTTNLMDVYHYMLRDMG, encoded by the coding sequence ATGAGTTACTTAGATTTAAAGAATATATATTTAAACTATAAAGATTTTTCAGCGCTTAAAGATATTAACTTATCTTTAAATAAGGGTGAGTATACCTTATTTTTAGGGCCCAATGGCAGTGGTAAAAGTTCACTGTTTTCAATCATGACCAGTAGTAGAAAACCTTCTACAGGTGAAATTAGAGTTGAAAAACAATTGATGTCATCCAAAAACATACAAAACTATAGAAGCAATATTGGTGTGTGTTTTCAATCTCCAAGTTTAGATCCTTTGTTAACGGTAGAAGAAAATTTAATCTGTCATGCACGCATGTTTAATTTAAACAAAGGCACAATGCAGAAAAAAATCAGTGAGCTAATAGATTATTTTCAATTGGAAGCTAAAGTTGATCAAGCTGTTTCTAAATTGTCTGGTGGGATGCAAAGAAAGGTTGAGTTAATCAAAGCACTGTTGCCAAATGTTGAATGTTTATTTTTAGATGAGCCTTCAACGGGTCTTGATCCATCTGCAAGAAGGGATCTATGGAGCTTTTTAAAAAAAATAAAACAAAAAGGCATTGGTATTTGTATGACATCTCATATTATTGAAGACATTGATGAAGTGGATCAATGTTATTTTTTAAAAGATGGACAGGTTTTTTTAAATGGAAACCCAAAAGATTTGATTGCAAAAATGGGACAACAGCTCTTAGACATTAAAAGCAAAAATTGTGAACAAACATATACTGCATTAAAAGATATATACGATAATAAACAAACGTATATCCATGATCAATCTATCTTTATTTTAAATCAAAGCAGCCAAGCTTTACAACAACTTGATCGCTTAAATTTACCAGATGTACAATCTATATCATTGCGCACAACAAATTTGATGGATGTGTACCACTATATGCTAAGGGATATGGGATAA
- a CDS encoding VWA domain-containing protein translates to MKRQTYNKPLKSLKHIILSFVLSLNIINCGVNPDLKFLNQKSDKVSVVGEICTQNPNSITSPVRITLIVDTSGSMATTDPQGFRALATQEVINEFITPDRPNYEIMIVKYASGAEVLTGGFTRDLTILNAAVGELNEAEGWTNMPQAINTARDEIEQEILSIEQEFGSAANAFFPSILLADGAPIVDGVTKEAETLLALQLFMNIKNNFSIGDIVMNAAFLGSAGSPGYSFMQQVAQQGNGIFLHFTAASDITFLNQGINLAPLVIPYILVDMFVVNMNASVHNTSNNNPSYLPDTDMDFAADLFENTVLNSSPLVADTDGDKVNDMIEYRTLSIPAIAEVHCTGPDADDDLDQDGLDKCHEEKIFSEDDLFDSDEDNIIDYLEAKFGTDPSINDANFDNDGDGWTNIQEIKAGTNPNVSDVVLRDNFAIRNSISFTEINNAGLYCYQVNLTNITLTQTQAISDNIPRTNEIRVYMLQKELSSTEPKDYILSEGVVTINIDEFFTSDVSNEIQISQIPFVNIENPE, encoded by the coding sequence ATGAAGCGCCAAACATACAATAAACCTCTTAAATCTCTTAAACATATTATTTTAAGCTTTGTTTTAAGCTTAAATATCATCAACTGTGGAGTGAACCCTGATCTGAAGTTTCTGAATCAAAAGTCAGATAAGGTTTCTGTGGTTGGAGAAATATGTACACAAAATCCAAACTCTATCACGTCTCCAGTACGCATTACCCTTATTGTTGATACCAGTGGTTCCATGGCCACAACCGATCCGCAAGGATTCAGAGCCTTGGCTACGCAAGAAGTCATCAACGAATTTATTACTCCTGACAGACCCAACTATGAAATTATGATTGTAAAATATGCCAGCGGCGCTGAAGTATTAACCGGTGGGTTTACCCGTGACTTAACAATATTAAATGCTGCTGTTGGTGAATTAAATGAAGCCGAAGGTTGGACCAATATGCCACAAGCCATTAACACTGCAAGAGATGAAATTGAGCAAGAAATTTTATCCATTGAACAAGAATTTGGCTCGGCTGCCAATGCCTTTTTCCCTTCTATTTTATTAGCTGATGGTGCCCCCATTGTTGACGGTGTCACCAAAGAAGCTGAAACATTACTTGCCTTACAGCTATTCATGAATATTAAAAATAACTTTAGTATTGGCGATATCGTCATGAACGCTGCATTTTTAGGAAGTGCAGGTTCTCCAGGTTATAGCTTTATGCAACAAGTTGCTCAACAAGGTAATGGTATTTTCTTACACTTTACTGCTGCCAGTGACATTACCTTCTTAAACCAAGGTATTAACTTAGCTCCACTGGTCATTCCTTATATTTTAGTAGATATGTTTGTGGTCAATATGAATGCGTCGGTTCACAATACCAGCAACAATAACCCCTCTTACCTCCCTGATACAGATATGGACTTTGCAGCTGATTTATTTGAAAATACTGTTCTGAACTCCAGTCCTTTGGTTGCTGATACTGACGGCGATAAAGTCAATGATATGATTGAATACAGAACATTATCTATCCCTGCCATTGCAGAAGTTCATTGTACAGGTCCTGACGCTGATGATGACTTGGATCAAGATGGTTTAGATAAATGTCATGAAGAAAAAATATTCAGTGAAGATGACTTGTTTGATTCTGATGAAGACAATATTATAGATTATCTAGAAGCAAAATTTGGCACCGATCCTAGCATCAATGATGCTAACTTTGATAATGACGGTGATGGTTGGACCAACATTCAAGAAATTAAAGCCGGGACAAATCCAAATGTGAGTGATGTTGTTCTAAGAGATAACTTTGCCATTAGAAATAGCATTAGCTTTACAGAAATTAACAATGCTGGCTTGTACTGTTATCAAGTTAACCTTACCAATATAACCTTAACTCAAACTCAAGCAATTTCAGATAACATCCCAAGAACCAATGAAATTAGAGTTTATATGCTACAAAAAGAACTCAGCTCTACTGAGCCTAAAGATTACATTCTTTCTGAAGGTGTTGTTACAATTAATATTGATGAATTTTTTACCAGTGATGTCAGCAATGAAATTCAGATTTCACAAATACCGTTTGTCAATATTGAAAACCCAGAGTAA
- the rnc gene encoding ribonuclease III, giving the protein MKSIYEILSNICQQEVKQNILFEEALSHKSWLVENTVAYNDYERLEFLGDAVLNFIVSDLFYAQYPDKTEGDLTQFRSSVVNEVVLGQTIEKFNINTLIKLGLGEERSGGHKKLSILSDVFESLLAALYLSEGMNCAKKFVYNTLAENLENVDSLEWNKDYKTQLQEKTQKHFKILPIYNTLSSSGPDHDKVFTIKVHIKGYTFDGQGNSKKQAQQDAAKKALRQFKKIKDS; this is encoded by the coding sequence ATGAAATCAATTTACGAAATATTATCAAATATTTGCCAACAAGAAGTGAAGCAGAACATTTTGTTTGAAGAAGCCTTGAGTCATAAATCTTGGTTGGTTGAAAATACAGTTGCTTATAATGATTATGAACGATTAGAGTTTTTGGGAGATGCAGTTTTAAATTTTATTGTTTCTGATTTATTCTATGCTCAATATCCAGATAAAACTGAAGGTGATTTAACTCAGTTTAGGTCTTCTGTGGTTAATGAAGTTGTGTTAGGGCAAACCATTGAAAAGTTTAACATTAATACGCTCATTAAACTGGGTTTAGGAGAAGAAAGATCTGGAGGACACAAAAAATTATCAATTCTATCAGATGTTTTTGAATCCTTGCTGGCCGCTTTATATTTGTCTGAAGGAATGAACTGCGCTAAAAAGTTTGTATACAATACCTTAGCAGAGAATTTGGAAAACGTAGATAGTCTGGAGTGGAATAAGGATTATAAAACGCAGCTGCAAGAAAAGACACAGAAACATTTTAAAATTTTGCCGATTTACAATACCTTGAGTAGTTCTGGCCCAGATCATGATAAAGTGTTTACCATCAAAGTTCATATCAAGGGATATACCTTTGATGGACAAGGCAATAGTAAGAAACAAGCACAGCAAGATGCAGCTAAAAAAGCTTTGCGACAGTTTAAAAAAATTAAGGATAGTTAG
- a CDS encoding thrombospondin type 3 repeat-containing protein, translating into MKQKAFQNKSLGTVFLLMLTVLMMQSCGRQLTYEGESYLIDPDGDGVDSIYDNCPNMYNPAPQADTDGNGIGDACDQPLGQAYANAVIVSAEKEEYGCQRVIVWEDLSNNEASFKIKIKYQEMDYGPYEQPYWQDYEEFVATIDVNDPLFAKTMQYTDNYPHDYMHNIYYKIITQYQDGSEQETNWLSSGEGCY; encoded by the coding sequence ATGAAACAAAAAGCCTTTCAAAATAAAAGTTTGGGTACTGTGTTTTTATTAATGCTTACAGTTTTAATGATGCAAAGTTGTGGGCGTCAGTTGACCTATGAAGGGGAGAGTTATTTGATAGATCCTGATGGGGATGGGGTTGATTCTATTTATGATAACTGTCCTAATATGTATAACCCTGCACCACAGGCTGATACCGATGGTAATGGTATTGGTGATGCTTGTGATCAACCTTTGGGTCAAGCGTATGCCAACGCAGTGATTGTTTCAGCTGAAAAAGAAGAGTATGGTTGTCAAAGGGTAATTGTATGGGAAGATTTATCCAATAACGAAGCAAGCTTTAAAATAAAAATAAAATATCAAGAAATGGACTATGGACCATATGAGCAGCCTTATTGGCAAGACTATGAAGAGTTTGTAGCTACGATTGATGTCAATGACCCATTGTTTGCTAAAACAATGCAATACACAGATAATTATCCGCACGATTATATGCATAATATTTATTATAAAATTATTACCCAATATCAAGATGGTTCAGAACAAGAAACCAACTGGTTGAGCTCTGGAGAGGGGTGCTATTGA
- the cyoE gene encoding heme o synthase: MAQSIKLLHDLTKPRIALMVALTTALGYFLTGREFLTQKMLITVVAAALASCSASIFNQIIEKETDGLMDRTRLRPLPQKKINIYLSWVLAVFLALISSFMLWHFVNLLSMAITLCTIILYAWVYTPLKRKTHLSTLIGAIPGAFPPVIGWVAANNQLDTGALIVFAILFLWQMPHFIAIAWMYAEDYQKAGFPIVTSLDPQRNFTALQAVLYAAALVPVSLMTTLYKLTGKIYFFGALLLGVYFFYECIILHQKKTKQQAKKVLLASVVYLPILFLLIIVDAVFS, encoded by the coding sequence ATGGCCCAAAGTATTAAATTATTGCATGATCTGACAAAACCAAGAATTGCCTTGATGGTGGCTTTGACCACAGCATTGGGGTATTTTTTAACAGGTAGAGAATTTTTGACGCAAAAAATGCTGATAACAGTGGTTGCGGCAGCCTTGGCTTCATGCAGTGCCAGTATTTTTAATCAAATTATAGAAAAAGAAACAGATGGTTTAATGGATAGAACACGTTTACGTCCATTACCCCAAAAAAAAATTAATATTTATTTAAGCTGGGTACTGGCTGTTTTTTTAGCTTTAATCAGTAGCTTTATGTTATGGCATTTTGTCAATTTGCTGAGTATGGCAATAACTTTATGCACAATTATTTTGTATGCATGGGTGTACACACCACTTAAAAGAAAGACGCACTTATCTACTCTAATTGGCGCAATTCCTGGGGCTTTTCCACCTGTCATTGGTTGGGTTGCGGCTAACAATCAACTTGATACCGGAGCCCTGATAGTTTTTGCAATTCTATTTTTATGGCAGATGCCACATTTTATTGCTATTGCTTGGATGTATGCTGAAGATTATCAAAAAGCAGGTTTTCCAATTGTGACCAGTCTTGATCCACAAAGAAATTTTACAGCATTGCAAGCCGTCTTGTATGCAGCGGCTCTGGTTCCTGTATCTTTAATGACAACCTTGTATAAGTTAACAGGAAAAATATATTTTTTTGGGGCACTGTTGCTTGGGGTGTATTTTTTTTATGAGTGCATCATCTTACATCAGAAAAAAACCAAGCAACAGGCAAAAAAAGTTTTGTTAGCTTCTGTTGTTTATTTGCCAATCTTGTTTTTATTAATCATAGTGGACGCCGTATTTTCATGA
- the der gene encoding ribosome biogenesis GTPase Der has translation MKKDRKKAHCSGSDPGGMNLVKTAFSPKKGGEIPPYKTTEKPYSIAIVGRPNVGKSTLFNRIIKSRRSIVHDQPGITRDVIMETINLAGRTVQLMDTGGLSSFSKRPKDAMLARVFEKALHFIKQSDLVLFVVDGIVGLTEEDRAVAKDLRKLDIPIILLVNKVDPGAAHRQESDFYALGFKDYFPVAAEHNYGVANVLEEIESQLKLTQNKQDDSQPTNKQAMTSIRVALLGRPNVGKSTLFNRMLGEDRSIVSDVAGTTRDSINSDFIKNDIHWTFVDTAGIRKTSKLKQDNIEFYSVNRAKKAVDASDVIILMLNAEDNITTQDQKIAAYIMEQRKALLILANKWDQQPKGDSLRSGFREELYYRAPFLRFAEVKFISAKEGLGTRNLLSGIKALYDKLNSRFTEDELKDAYKAIIAANPPKGAKAHILEFRRLSYRPNPAPTFFIRCNKRRYVPDALKKFWKNSLYHMFDLQGIPIKLVFHEHMLESDSEREKE, from the coding sequence TTGAAAAAAGATAGGAAGAAAGCTCATTGTAGCGGCTCTGACCCGGGTGGGATGAATTTGGTGAAAACCGCGTTTTCGCCAAAGAAGGGGGGAGAGATTCCCCCTTACAAAACAACAGAGAAACCATACTCAATAGCTATTGTAGGCCGTCCTAATGTGGGAAAGTCAACCTTGTTTAATAGGATTATTAAATCCAGACGCTCTATTGTCCATGATCAGCCTGGTATTACACGTGACGTGATTATGGAAACCATTAATCTTGCAGGACGTACAGTGCAATTAATGGATACGGGAGGATTAAGTTCATTCAGTAAACGCCCCAAAGATGCCATGTTAGCGAGAGTTTTTGAGAAAGCTCTGCATTTTATTAAACAAAGTGATCTGGTTTTATTTGTGGTGGATGGTATTGTAGGCTTAACTGAAGAAGACAGAGCAGTGGCTAAAGATTTACGTAAGTTGGATATCCCTATTATTTTGTTGGTTAATAAAGTTGATCCTGGAGCAGCACACAGACAAGAAAGTGATTTTTATGCTTTAGGGTTTAAAGATTATTTTCCGGTAGCAGCTGAACACAATTATGGTGTAGCCAATGTTTTAGAAGAAATTGAAAGCCAGTTAAAACTGACCCAGAACAAACAAGATGATTCACAGCCAACGAATAAACAAGCAATGACTTCAATTAGAGTTGCCTTGTTGGGGCGTCCCAATGTTGGAAAATCAACCTTGTTTAATCGTATGTTAGGTGAGGATAGATCCATTGTATCTGATGTAGCCGGGACAACTCGTGACAGTATCAACTCTGACTTTATTAAAAATGATATCCACTGGACTTTTGTGGACACAGCAGGCATTAGAAAAACATCAAAACTCAAACAAGATAATATTGAGTTTTATTCAGTGAATCGAGCTAAAAAAGCGGTCGATGCCAGCGATGTTATTATTTTAATGCTAAATGCTGAAGATAACATTACCACTCAAGATCAAAAAATAGCTGCTTATATTATGGAGCAGCGTAAAGCCTTGCTGATTTTAGCTAATAAATGGGACCAGCAACCCAAAGGGGATTCGCTAAGGAGTGGTTTTAGAGAAGAACTGTATTATAGAGCTCCATTTTTACGTTTTGCTGAAGTTAAATTTATTTCAGCAAAAGAAGGCTTAGGAACACGTAATTTGTTATCAGGTATAAAAGCATTGTATGATAAACTCAATAGCAGGTTCACAGAAGATGAGCTTAAAGATGCTTATAAAGCCATTATTGCTGCCAATCCACCCAAAGGTGCCAAAGCACATATTTTAGAGTTTAGGCGCTTATCGTATCGCCCAAACCCGGCTCCAACATTTTTTATCCGTTGTAATAAGCGTAGATACGTTCCAGATGCTTTGAAAAAATTTTGGAAGAATAGTTTGTATCATATGTTTGATTTGCAAGGCATTCCAATTAAACTGGTGTTTCACGAGCATATGCTTGAGTCAGATAGTGAGCGGGAAAAAGAATAG
- a CDS encoding S8 family peptidase, giving the protein MKQVVKILNRLTLLLFIMQLFACANEPLQTEQGLTPPNNQYQNLSASQSCQNGEIMFLPKKNSNFMNNASIHQLTSRNSISIKKLSKDPKISSKNENSLHPFKRIQRLEITDVTVDEAAILNDLKNNPDIEFAEMNCNQYVPTANTNDPLLPSLWGMDFINAPEAWDTEQGENVVVAVIDTGVMTNHVDLSNNIWSNPNEIANNGIDDDNNGCVDDVTGCNFVNNAANGNISDSNGHGTHVSGTIAATGNNSTGVVGVAYKAKIMGIKVLGSQGGIDSWIANGIEYAADQGAQVINMSLGCNQACPPSQVTCSAIDYAKSQGTVVIVAAGNSNANAANYSPANCGTLPNTDGGIVVASHTSSGSKSGFSNFGNIIDVSAPGSEILSTWNNNSYNSISGTSMAAPHVAGVAALTFGKNPFLTVSQVEDILRDSATDLGTPGYDTSFGHGGVNAFEALNLTPETDADPPSLEIGGATLLAGNVIEVLVNTQLNFVVSDASDDQVPVTFSATGLPSAASFETDTGVFSWTPSVLDLGDHPVSFMATSIVGSDQIDVIIRVVEEVIAPTPPGEIVYEPFISSAVSGCGSNSHNATLIMLILVSALILFQKSARRKQSV; this is encoded by the coding sequence ATGAAGCAAGTAGTTAAGATATTAAACCGTCTCACACTATTGTTGTTCATAATGCAACTGTTTGCCTGTGCCAATGAACCTTTACAAACTGAACAAGGCCTTACCCCTCCTAACAATCAATATCAAAATTTAAGCGCTAGCCAAAGCTGTCAAAATGGCGAAATCATGTTTTTACCAAAGAAAAATTCAAATTTTATGAATAATGCTAGTATTCATCAGTTAACAAGCCGTAATTCTATTAGCATTAAAAAGCTCAGCAAAGATCCAAAAATTAGCTCTAAAAATGAAAACAGCTTACATCCTTTTAAACGCATACAACGCTTGGAAATAACTGATGTTACTGTTGATGAAGCAGCGATTTTAAATGATTTAAAAAACAATCCAGATATTGAATTTGCAGAAATGAACTGTAATCAGTATGTTCCCACCGCCAACACCAATGATCCATTATTACCAAGTTTATGGGGTATGGATTTTATCAATGCACCAGAAGCCTGGGACACAGAGCAAGGTGAAAATGTGGTTGTAGCCGTGATTGACACTGGTGTGATGACCAACCATGTTGATTTAAGCAATAATATCTGGAGCAATCCTAATGAAATTGCCAACAATGGTATTGATGATGATAACAATGGTTGCGTTGATGATGTTACTGGCTGTAATTTTGTCAATAACGCTGCCAACGGTAATATTTCTGATAGCAATGGCCATGGCACCCATGTTTCTGGAACCATAGCGGCAACAGGCAACAATTCTACGGGAGTTGTGGGTGTAGCCTACAAAGCTAAGATCATGGGTATAAAAGTATTAGGTAGTCAAGGTGGTATTGATTCATGGATAGCCAATGGCATTGAGTATGCTGCAGATCAAGGCGCACAGGTCATCAATATGAGTTTAGGATGTAACCAAGCTTGCCCTCCCAGCCAAGTTACCTGTTCAGCCATAGACTACGCTAAATCACAAGGAACGGTTGTTATTGTTGCTGCTGGCAATAGCAACGCCAATGCGGCCAACTATTCTCCTGCAAACTGTGGAACACTGCCTAATACAGATGGAGGCATTGTTGTTGCTTCACATACATCCAGTGGAAGTAAAAGTGGTTTTTCAAACTTTGGTAATATCATTGATGTATCAGCCCCTGGTTCAGAAATTTTATCAACATGGAATAACAATTCTTACAACTCAATCAGCGGTACAAGTATGGCTGCGCCGCATGTTGCCGGTGTCGCTGCCTTAACTTTTGGAAAAAACCCCTTCTTAACAGTAAGTCAAGTTGAAGATATACTTAGAGACAGTGCCACTGACTTAGGAACACCAGGCTATGACACCAGTTTTGGACATGGTGGCGTAAATGCCTTTGAGGCTCTAAATCTAACTCCAGAAACCGATGCTGATCCTCCATCTTTAGAAATTGGTGGTGCAACTTTACTTGCGGGTAATGTTATTGAAGTTTTGGTCAATACCCAACTCAATTTTGTTGTCAGCGATGCTTCTGATGATCAAGTTCCCGTAACATTTTCAGCTACAGGTTTACCCAGCGCAGCTAGCTTTGAAACCGATACCGGCGTTTTTTCTTGGACACCCAGTGTTCTTGATTTAGGCGATCATCCAGTGAGTTTTATGGCAACAAGCATTGTTGGCAGTGATCAAATAGATGTAATCATCCGTGTTGTTGAGGAAGTTATTGCTCCTACACCTCCAGGTGAAATTGTTTATGAACCTTTCATTTCTTCAGCGGTATCGGGTTGTGGTTCCAATTCACATAACGCAACACTAATCATGCTCATTTTAGTCAGTGCCTTAATCCTTTTTCAAAAATCTGCTCGTAGAAAACAAAGCGTATAA